AATAAAGCTGCCAGACCAGTTGAGTCCTTTTTAATTGAACTGTATTCCGCTTCCAGATACCCTGTTTTATGAAGTTCGTCCAGAGTTTTTTTCAGCTCCCTATCTGCAGCATCAGAGTCCGCCGGATTTCTTTGATACGGCAGATTCTTCATTAAAAAGCCGGTATCTTTATCTGTCGGAAAGATTTTTAAAAAATATGTAGCCTGACCTTCGGATAAGGATGAAAACGCAAGAAAGAAAAGAAATATGAAGTGACGCACTTTATAAAATTCTATACAAAATTAAAGACAACTGGATTTTCAAATTAGATGTCTGAAAATCCACAATCAATAAATTGGATAATTTGAATATATTATTGATATAGGCATTAATTCTTATGGCAGGCATTTACATCCACATTCCTTTCTGCAAACAGGCTTGTCATTACTGTAATTTTCATTTTTCCAATCAAATAAATGGTAAAAACGATTTCATAGAAGCATTATTGAAAGAGATTGAAATGCAGAAAGGCTATTTGAACAACAAAGCTATATCAACTATTTATTTTGGCGGCGGCACACCCTCCTTATTGGAACAGGACGATGTAAAGAAAATTTTTGAAAAGCTTCATCAGTATTTTACAATTAATCCCGATGCAGAAATCACATTTGAAGCAAATCCGGACGATCTTACCACACAAAAGCTATCTACTCTTCGTGCTCTTTCAATAAACCGGTTAAGCATTGGAATACAATCTTTTATTGAGCGTGATTTAAAATTTATGAACCGTGCGCACGATAGCTTGCAGGCCCGTACTTGTGTAGAACAGGCAAAAAATGAGGGTTTCAATAATATATCTATCGATTTAATTTATGGACTTCCTGACCTCACAAATGAGGAATGGGAAACAACTCTCCAGACAGCCTTTGAATTAAGCATTCAGCATATTTCTTCCTACTGCCTGACAGTAGAGCCTAAAACAGCTCTTGCCAAGAGTATAGAAATGGGCCGGATTCCAAAGGGAGATGAAGAAAAATCAGCCACTCAATTCGAGATATTGATGAAACGAATGGCAGAAAATCAATTTCTTCATTATGAAATCTCCAATTTTTGCAGGGAGCGTTATTATAGCAGGCATAACAGCAATTACTGGAATGGTGAATGGTATTTAGGGCTTGGGCCGTCGGCACATTCTTTCAACGGACAAACCCGGCAGTGGAA
Above is a genomic segment from Chitinophagales bacterium containing:
- the hemW gene encoding radical SAM family heme chaperone HemW; this encodes MAGIYIHIPFCKQACHYCNFHFSNQINGKNDFIEALLKEIEMQKGYLNNKAISTIYFGGGTPSLLEQDDVKKIFEKLHQYFTINPDAEITFEANPDDLTTQKLSTLRALSINRLSIGIQSFIERDLKFMNRAHDSLQARTCVEQAKNEGFNNISIDLIYGLPDLTNEEWETTLQTAFELSIQHISSYCLTVEPKTALAKSIEMGRIPKGDEEKSATQFEILMKRMAENQFLHYEISNFCRERYYSRHNSNYWNGEWYLGLGPSAHSFNGQTRQWNISNNYKYINSIFKKNIPFERESLTNVQQLNEYIMTSLRTHWGCDLKRVKNDFRKDYPEVRKNLEKISSDYFLEADEKIFLTEKGKLVADRIILEMIV